A section of the Orenia marismortui DSM 5156 genome encodes:
- a CDS encoding lipid-A-disaccharide synthase N-terminal domain-containing protein, with amino-acid sequence MLWIGIGLIGQAIFSLRFIIQWIASEKAQKSVIPNVFWYLSIAGSLTLLSYAIHQRDPVFILGQAAGSFIYLRNLILINKDNEREGDED; translated from the coding sequence ATGTTATGGATAGGGATTGGATTAATTGGACAAGCAATCTTCTCTTTACGGTTTATTATTCAGTGGATAGCTTCAGAGAAGGCCCAAAAGAGTGTTATTCCTAATGTATTTTGGTATTTGAGCATTGCTGGTAGTCTGACTTTATTAAGTTATGCTATTCATCAAAGAGATCCTGTATTTATTTTGGGGCAGGCGGCAGGTTCTTTTATCTATTTAAGAAATTTAATTTTAATTAATAAAGATAATGAAAGAGAGGGGGATGAAGATTAA
- a CDS encoding glycosyltransferase family 2 protein has translation MKDYQVELSVVAPVYNEYGNLIPLTKKIIEAISNEVESFEIIYIDDGSVDGSSDLLDQLAVEYEVVKVYHFTENNGQTAAFAAAFDKAEGRLVATLDADLQVDPADISKLLTKIEEYDLVCGVRVDREDTIIKKISSKIGNGVRNWLTAEEIVDTGCPLKLFRNEVVKDYNLFEGMHRFFPTLAKMKGYSVVEVPVNHYPRHEGKSKYGISNRLWAGLKDTLAVRWMQSRQINYQIKGEDN, from the coding sequence ATGAAGGATTATCAAGTAGAATTGTCAGTAGTTGCACCAGTTTATAATGAATATGGTAATTTAATACCATTAACTAAGAAGATTATAGAAGCAATAAGTAATGAGGTTGAATCCTTTGAAATTATATATATTGATGATGGAAGTGTTGATGGGAGTAGTGACTTACTTGATCAGTTGGCTGTAGAGTATGAAGTGGTTAAAGTTTATCATTTTACGGAAAACAATGGACAGACTGCTGCTTTTGCAGCAGCCTTTGATAAAGCAGAAGGTAGATTAGTTGCTACATTAGATGCCGATTTACAGGTTGATCCAGCAGATATTTCTAAATTATTAACTAAAATTGAAGAGTATGATCTAGTCTGTGGAGTAAGGGTAGACCGTGAAGATACAATTATTAAGAAGATATCCTCAAAAATTGGCAATGGGGTTAGAAATTGGTTAACTGCTGAGGAGATAGTTGATACAGGATGCCCTTTGAAATTATTTAGAAATGAAGTGGTTAAGGATTATAACTTGTTTGAAGGGATGCATCGCTTCTTTCCTACTTTGGCTAAAATGAAAGGTTATAGTGTAGTAGAGGTGCCAGTTAATCATTATCCTAGACATGAGGGTAAATCTAAATATGGAATTAGTAATCGACTTTGGGCAGGTTTGAAGGATACCTTAGCTGTAAGGTGGATGCAGAGCAGACAGATAAATTATCAGATTAAAGGGGAAGATAACTAA
- a CDS encoding NAD-dependent epimerase/dehydratase family protein, translating into MIHLITGVAGFIASNLADELLARGEQVIGVDCFTDYYSRELKEKNLASIIKDKNFNFIEEDLLDMDLVELLEGVDYVYHQAAQAGVRASWGSNFDIYTDNNIRLTQQLLEAAKESKIKKFVYASSSSVYGDTDQLPMRENNYLQPVSPYGVSKLAAENLCYLYWKNFGVPTISLRYFTVFGERQRPDMAFHIFIKAILQDKKLTIFGDGEQSRNFTYVGDIVEANILAALSDIRGEVFNVGGAGERITLNETIDIMEDIIGKKAKREYKAVAKGDVRHTEADESKIRKKLDYQPKIDLKEGLKREIQWLKVIYK; encoded by the coding sequence ATGATACATCTTATAACAGGAGTAGCTGGATTTATTGCTTCTAATTTGGCTGATGAATTATTAGCAAGAGGGGAGCAAGTAATCGGGGTAGATTGTTTTACTGATTACTATTCTCGTGAGCTGAAAGAAAAGAATTTAGCGTCTATTATTAAAGATAAGAATTTCAATTTTATTGAAGAAGATCTATTAGATATGGATCTAGTAGAACTATTAGAAGGAGTAGACTATGTTTATCATCAAGCAGCTCAGGCAGGGGTTCGAGCTAGTTGGGGAAGTAATTTTGATATTTATACCGATAATAATATTCGTTTAACTCAACAATTATTAGAAGCTGCTAAAGAATCAAAAATTAAAAAGTTTGTTTATGCCTCTTCATCATCAGTTTATGGTGATACTGATCAACTACCAATGAGAGAAAATAATTATTTACAGCCAGTATCACCATATGGTGTATCAAAGTTAGCAGCAGAGAACTTATGTTATTTATATTGGAAGAATTTTGGTGTTCCAACAATATCATTGAGATATTTTACGGTTTTTGGGGAGAGACAAAGACCAGATATGGCTTTTCATATTTTTATAAAGGCTATTTTACAGGATAAAAAGTTAACTATTTTTGGTGATGGAGAGCAATCACGAAATTTCACTTATGTTGGTGATATAGTGGAAGCAAATATACTTGCAGCTTTAAGTGATATAAGAGGTGAAGTCTTTAATGTAGGTGGTGCTGGAGAAAGAATTACACTAAATGAAACGATTGATATTATGGAAGATATAATTGGGAAGAAAGCTAAACGTGAATATAAAGCAGTTGCTAAAGGTGATGTTAGACATACTGAAGCAGATGAAAGTAAGATTAGAAAGAAGCTTGATTATCAGCCTAAGATAGATTTAAAAGAAGGGCTAAAAAGGGAAATTCAATGGCTTAAAGTAATATATAAATAG